CGAGAAAGAGGGCTTGGCGAATTTAACCGAGCGCGAAGATGCGCCAATGGATGTCGCACTGGCCTATCTCGTACGTGAACGACTCTCCGGTCAACACCCCCCAGCAGCTGCCGCACCTACTGTTGCAGCATGGAAGGAATGGATTGAAGAACGCATTGGCGACGGCCTGGATGACCTTGTTGAAATTATGAATGACCAAGAGGCATTTGCCGCGAAAACCCGACAGCTTTTAGCCGACCTCGAACTTGTTGACTCCGAAGGCACAGACGCCTCAGAAGAAGGTGAGGATGAAGGCGAAGACAATAATAATGAAAATGATGAGAATGATGGCGAAGACGGTACTGCTGATCAAGAAGAAGGTAGCGGATCGGAAGATATGGAAACCGGCAGTGAAATGCCGGAGGGCGAAGAACAAACCGTCCAGATGGATAGCGAAGAAATTGATATGGATGCCGAGGGTGAGGAAGCTGGCGAGGCTGTCAGGTCTCAACGCCCTGACAGTTCGCCGGATTCGACGAAATCCAACTATCAAGTTTTCACAACACGTTTTGATGAAACTGTTGAGGCAGAGGATTTGTGCGATGGTGAAGAACTTAATCGCCTACGTACCTATCTAGACCAACAACTTAGTCATTTACAGGGAGCTGTTTCCAGACTTGCAAACAGACTACAACGCCGCCTGCAAGCCAAGCAAAACAGATCTTGGGATTTCGATCTTGAGGAAGGTTATCTAGATGCCGCACGTCTATCGCGTGTGGTTGTTGACCCCAGCAATCCCCTATCGTTCAAAATGGAACGTGACATGGATTTTAGGGACACTGTCGTTACTCTATTGATTGACAACTCTGGCTCAATGCGGGGGCGTCCGATAACCGTTGCTGCCATGAGTGCCGACATTCTTGCCAGAACATTGGAAAGATGCGGCGTGAAAACTGAAATTCTTGGGTTTACAACGCGCGCTTGGAAAGGTGGGCAGGCCAGAGAGTCATGGATGGCAGATGGCAAACCCGCACATCCCGGCAGACTGAATGATTTACGCCATATTGTTTACAAACAAGCTGATATACCATGGCGTCGAGCACGACGTAATTTAGGCCTTATGATGCGCGAAGGTCTGCTGAAAGAAAATATTGACGGTGAGGCTCTCGTCTGGGCTTATCAACGTCTTTTAGCACGTCCGGAACAGCGCCGGATATTGATGGTTATATCGGACGGCGCGCCGGTCGATGACAGCACATTAAGCGTCAATGCAGGCAATTATTTGGAAAAACATCTGCGGCAGGTAATTGAAGAAATCGAAAGTCGTTCTCCGGTGGAACTCATTGCCATCGGCATTGGTCACGATGTGACACGCTACTACCGTCGGGCAGTGACGATTGTCGATGCCGAACAATTGGGTGGTGTGATGACTGAAAAACTAGCAGAACTTTTTGATGACACACTGCCTGCCAATAAACCCGAAAAGCGCTTACCGGCCATGCCAAAGACCCATAGCATGTTACAAACCACGTCGGGCTTAAGCACCAAAATGGATAAGACGCCAGTAAGATAATCAGTAATTATTTCAACTGAATGGGAAGCGACATGTTTTATAAGCGGTTCACCGCATAATTTTTTCTATTTTTTAAAATGCGGCAAGCCGCAGAGTTCTATGATGTAGCGAGACGCAGAGCGATTTGCTTTTTAAGTTTTAGAGCGCGCGGAGAAAGCTGAGCATCTTTGGCCTTCAAAAGGAAAGCATCAATACCACCAACATGCTCAACAGTCCGAAGCGCATGTGCGCTAATCCGGAACTTGAGCGCTTTACCAAGCTTTTCACTTGGCAAGCTGACCTGCTGTAAATTGGGAAGAAACTTCCGCCGTGTTTTGTTAACGGCATGACTCACATTGTTACCTGACATTACTGCTTTGCCGGTTAATTCACAAACACGAGACATCATCTTCTCCAAAAAAGGGTTAACACGTTATTTTCAAACGCATTGGTTTCAAGGTCGGTTTTATATGGGGGAGATCCCTCTCCGTCAAGCCCCTCTGTGGCCTATATAGAAAAAACCTGCACCGGAGTGAAAATAATGAAACATGAGAATAAAAAAAACCGCCGGGAGCAACTAACTTAAGAGGGGGAGGGAGAAGTTTTATGGTGTTGCTACCGACGGTTAAAACAGCAATCTGTTTAAGTAGACTATCCCAGAAAAATACCTCAACTGCCAAACACGTCTGTTCACATAAATGTGAGGGCTATTCATCCCCTGTTTGATTTCAAAAATGCGAGAATCAATACATAAATTAAAAGCTTCAATAACGCTAAACTAGCGTAAACACACCACATTTAGTCGTGAACGAATGGGGAAGTGCTACTATGTAAGTGATTCGGACACTTTATGTTCGATTTATGTTCTTTTTCTCCTATTTTTTCGGTTTTGCACGCATCACACTTGCAAATTCCCCCCTCCTATGACCAGATTGTCTTTCATGTCTTCCTACTCTTCTCATGTGTCTAGTCCTGTAACGGCTGTATTGGGTCCGACTAATACAGGCAAAACCCACTTAGCTATTGAGCGTATGCTCGGTTATGAAACTGGCATGATTGGTTTTCCCCTGCGTCTACTGGCGCGGGAAGTTTATGACCGTATTGTAAAGCTAAAAGGCGCTGGTCAAGTTGCATTGATTACGGGTGAAGAAAAGATATTACCGCCAGATCCGGCCTATTATATCTGCACCGTAGAGGCCATGCCCATTAGTAAGTCGGTTGATTTTATGGCAATTGATGAAATTCAACTCGCGGCTGATGCCGAGAGGGGGCATATTTTTACCGACCGCTTACTTCATGCGCGCGGTAATCAAGAGACCATGCTGCTCGGTGCGGCGACGATGGTTCCTATGATTAAGCAACTTCTCCCAAAGGCACATATTATCTCCCGACCCCGGCTGTCCACACTCAGCTATGCCGGCTCGAAAAAACTATCCCGTCTCCCCCGACGCACCGCTATCACCTCTTTCTCGGTAGATAGTGTTTACGCGATAGCCGAAGTTGTGCGCCAGCAAAAAGGTGGCGCAGCAGTTGTTATGGGGGCTTTAAGCCCACGGACACGAAATGCCCAAGTCGAAATGTATCAGTCGGGGGAAGTTGACTTCATGGTTGCCACTGATGCGATTGGCATGGGGCTTAATATGGATGTGGATCATGTCGCATTTGCACAGACGCGAAAATTCGACGGCAGAAACCACCGCGAATTGGTAGCCTCAGAACTCGCTCAAGTTGCCGGACGCGCCGGACGCCATACTTCTGACGGTACTTTTGGTGTGACGGGCGAAATGCCGGCGCTTGAGGAGTCATTGGTCGAGCAAATTGAAAACAACATATTTGAACCAATACGACGGCTTATGTGGCGTAACCCCAATCTGGATTTCTCCTCAGTTGAAGCGTTGAAAATTTCTCTTGAAGCATCACCTCCCACCAGAGGGCTTATACGTGTCCCCATTACGATTGATATGCAGGCTCTGAATATGATGACGACTGACCCCTCTATCAAAGACCGTGCTGTGGACGAAAACAGCATTCGGTTACTCTGGGAAGTGGCTCAAATTCCTGACTTTAGAAAAACAATTATTGGGGAACACGCTTCCATTTTAGGCGATATATTTTTGTTCTTATCTGGTGATCAAGCCATACTCCCTGCAAAATGGATAGAAGAACGCATCGCCAGATGCGACAGAACTGACGGCGACCTTGATACGCTTGGTTCCCGTCTTGCACATATCCGAACCTGGACTTATGTCACCCAAAAAAATGGATGGGTTGAAAACCAGCGTTACTGGCAGGCACAGGCACGCCAGGTAGAAGACAAACTCTCTGATGCCTTGCACCAGGGCTTGATGAAACAATTTGTGGACACAAGGTCATCCATTTTATTAAAACGATTACAGGGACGCGATGAAGCCGAGGCTGAAATTGATGCTATGGGTGATGTGCATGTTGAAGGTGAATATGCAGGCCGTATTGAAGGGTTACACTTTACGAAAGACAATCGTATGACCAACTCCCCGCCCCGAACTGTAAGAGCAGCTATCGAAAAAGTCGTCGGACAAGAACTCCGTAACCGCGCTAGCGAGCTTGCGGCCTGTCCGGATGATGAATTAAAGCTCAATGAACAAGGCGAAATCTTCTGGCACCAATCCTGTATTGCTAAACTCGTCGCTGGGCGTAACTTGCTGTCGCCTGAAATCAAATTGCTCGCTGATGAAAGCCTTGTCGGTACACCGCGCAATCAAATTGAAGCAAGATTGGCAGCTTTTGTAAGACGCCATCTGGATACATTACTCGCGCCGCTTATCACCATGAAAGATGACGAAAGTCTCAACGGGTTGGCCCGAGGGCTAGCGTTCCAAATTGTTGAACATGGGGGGCACATTCCCCGCGCCAACATCGCAGAAACATTATCAGAAACAGACCAGCCTGCACGAGCAGGATTAAGAAAGCTCGGCCTGCGTTTTGGCACTTATGATGTTTTTATGCCTGCGCTCTTAAAACCGGGTCCCGCCCGAGGACTGGCTATGCTTTGGTCCCATTTCAATAACCGCAATGCTGTGGAGGATCTGGCACTTGCACCTGCACCGGGGTTAACCTCCTGTGTGCGTCAGGGCGAGCTCCCCGACGGGTTTTATCGATCTCTGGGCTTCAGGATTTATGGCAAACGTGCCATCCGGCTGGATATGCTGGAAAGATTGGCAGACCTTATTCGCAAGGCTATTGAAGCTAATAACGAAAATAATGAATTCGAAATAACAGCAGATATGGTGTCCCTCATGGGGTGCAGTCACGATGAAATGGCGGAAATTCTCAAAGGACTTGGCTATGGTTCCAAGCCAAAACCTCAAAAGGAAACCAAATCAGTTAATGAAGATGCCGACAATCAAACCCCAAATGGTGGCTTAGTTGAAAATGATGCAGGTGAAGAAAAACCAAAAGAAGACAACGAACAAAAAGTCACCTTGCTTTGGTTTCCTAAAAAGCGGCCTACACGCAAAGCTAAATCTAAAAAGAAGACCACGAAAAATCAAAATGCAGTTAAAAAAAGCGGACAAACACAGGATAAAAGACGTAACAAATCCACCTCAAAACAAAACTATGAAAAGAAAATGGATCCCAATTCACCTTTTGCCGTTCTCCAAAGTCTCAAGGACAATAATAAGTGAGCAAAATGACGGAGCAAGATAGTCTCAGAGTGGATAAGTATCTCTGGTTTGCACGCTTCTTCAAAACTCGGTCACTCGCCACAAAACGCGCCAATGGAGGTCGTATCCGCATAAACGGAAATAAAATAAAAAAATCAAGCGACACTGTAAGGATTGGCGATATTTTAACTTTTGCGCAGGGCAATGAGATACGGGTTATTCGGGTGCTTAATTTGGGAACCCGACGGGGACCAGCTCAAGAAGCGCAAAGTTTGTATGAAGACATAACCCCAAATGAGGACACAGATGAGGCGACAAGAGATAAACTGCTTGCCAAAATGTAAAAATGACAATATTTCAACTGCATGTTTAATCGCCTGAAAAGCTTATTTGAAAGCCCTGAAGCCTCGCCGGAGACGGAAGATAAATTATCTATCGCAGCCGCCGCATTACTTACCCATGCCGCACGGCTGGACGGACAGGCCGACGGCATTGAAATAAACACCTTGCGTCACATCTTGCAGGACGGATTCAGCCTTTCCGAAGATGAGACGCAAGAGCTAATGACACTGGCTGACACCCTCGAGTCCGAAGCCAATGATCTATATCGATGGACTAAGGTGATTAACGCACATTACGAACTTCCCCAGAAAATTGTTCTGGTGGAAAAACTTTGGATGGTTGTTCTTTCTGATGGCAGGCTAGATGATTACGAAGCGAACTTGCTTCGTCGCATTTCCGGGCTTATACATGTCCCAGATATTGAAACCGGAGCAGCACGGCAAAGAGCGGCAACTAATCTGGGCCTTAATTAGCTGTAAGACCGCCAAAACGATAGTAAGAATGGATAAAGCATGACTTATATTGTGACCGATGCCTGTATTAAGTGTAAATACACAGATTGTGTTGAGGTTTGCCCTGTTGACTGTTTTTATGAGGGTGAAAACATGCTCGTCATCAGTCCCGATGAATGTATTGATTGCGGTGTTTGCGAACCTGAATGCCCAGCGGAAGCCATTAAACCCGATACTGAAGACGGGTTGGAAAAATGGCTAGAAGTGAATACTAAATTTGCAGATATATGGCCAAATATTACACTCAAAAAAGATGCCCCGGCTGATGCAGATGATTTTTTGAAACAAACTGATAAGTTTGATAAGTTTTTCAGCGAGGCTCCTGGCGAGGGCGACTAGGTTTGAGGCTCTTATCAAGCAAGTAAGATGACTCAATTGGTAAGCGGTAAACTTCTAAAGGATTAAGAGACAATGGCAACAACCAGAAAACCAACTTTAAAATCAACTGCTAAAAAACCTGCTGCCAAAACCGCCGCAAAAAAGCCTGCCGCCAAAACAACATCCAAGAAACCAGCAACCAAAGCACCAGCTAAGGCCTCTGCAGCCAAAAAACCTGCGGCTAAAACTTCGGCTAAAAAACCTGCCGCCAAAAAGCCTGCTGCCACAAAAGCACAGGCCAAAAAACCTGCGGCTAAAACAGCCACTAAAAAAAATGCTACTAAAGCAGCTGTTAGCAAGACTACTACTAAAAGAGCACCGTCAAAAACCGCACCCAAACCCGCTGCCAAAGCACGTTCAAAACCCAAGCAGGTTGACCGGAAAGCTGCCAAAGGGTTTCGTGTAAATGAATTTATCGTCTACCCATCTCACGGTGTCGGGCAAATTTCAGAGATTTCCAACCAGCAATTCGGTGATACAGAGCTTGAGTTGTTCGTTATAAATTTTGATAAAGAAAAAATGACACTTCTTTTACCACTTGATAAAGCCTTAGAAAACGGCATGCGTAAATTGGCTGACAAAACTATGATGACGGGTGCAATGAAAACCTTACGCGGTCGCGCACGTATCAAACGCACCATGTGGAGCCGCAGAGCCCAGGAATATGAAGCCAAAATCAATTCAGGTGATTTGGTCGCCACTGCAGAAGTCGTTCGTGATCTGTACAGAAACGAAAACCAGCCGGAACAGTCTTATTCTGAACGTCAACTTTATGAATCGGCTTTAGACAGAATGGCGCGCGAAG
This genomic interval from Candidatus Micropelagos thuwalensis contains the following:
- the cobT gene encoding cobaltochelatase subunit CobT — protein: MTEETIDRFKRAISQTMRSLAENDELDVTFGTETPSVVGNRVRLPLPPRDLPKKDRTLLRGQADSIALQLAHHDKPLSAKNRPVELDARAIFDRLENVRYESIGANQMPGVAENLQLMHQTICEKEGLANLTEREDAPMDVALAYLVRERLSGQHPPAAAAPTVAAWKEWIEERIGDGLDDLVEIMNDQEAFAAKTRQLLADLELVDSEGTDASEEGEDEGEDNNNENDENDGEDGTADQEEGSGSEDMETGSEMPEGEEQTVQMDSEEIDMDAEGEEAGEAVRSQRPDSSPDSTKSNYQVFTTRFDETVEAEDLCDGEELNRLRTYLDQQLSHLQGAVSRLANRLQRRLQAKQNRSWDFDLEEGYLDAARLSRVVVDPSNPLSFKMERDMDFRDTVVTLLIDNSGSMRGRPITVAAMSADILARTLERCGVKTEILGFTTRAWKGGQARESWMADGKPAHPGRLNDLRHIVYKQADIPWRRARRNLGLMMREGLLKENIDGEALVWAYQRLLARPEQRRILMVISDGAPVDDSTLSVNAGNYLEKHLRQVIEEIESRSPVELIAIGIGHDVTRYYRRAVTIVDAEQLGGVMTEKLAELFDDTLPANKPEKRLPAMPKTHSMLQTTSGLSTKMDKTPVR
- the rpmB gene encoding 50S ribosomal protein L28, whose translation is MSRVCELTGKAVMSGNNVSHAVNKTRRKFLPNLQQVSLPSEKLGKALKFRISAHALRTVEHVGGIDAFLLKAKDAQLSPRALKLKKQIALRLATS
- a CDS encoding helicase-related protein, with translation MSSYSSHVSSPVTAVLGPTNTGKTHLAIERMLGYETGMIGFPLRLLAREVYDRIVKLKGAGQVALITGEEKILPPDPAYYICTVEAMPISKSVDFMAIDEIQLAADAERGHIFTDRLLHARGNQETMLLGAATMVPMIKQLLPKAHIISRPRLSTLSYAGSKKLSRLPRRTAITSFSVDSVYAIAEVVRQQKGGAAVVMGALSPRTRNAQVEMYQSGEVDFMVATDAIGMGLNMDVDHVAFAQTRKFDGRNHRELVASELAQVAGRAGRHTSDGTFGVTGEMPALEESLVEQIENNIFEPIRRLMWRNPNLDFSSVEALKISLEASPPTRGLIRVPITIDMQALNMMTTDPSIKDRAVDENSIRLLWEVAQIPDFRKTIIGEHASILGDIFLFLSGDQAILPAKWIEERIARCDRTDGDLDTLGSRLAHIRTWTYVTQKNGWVENQRYWQAQARQVEDKLSDALHQGLMKQFVDTRSSILLKRLQGRDEAEAEIDAMGDVHVEGEYAGRIEGLHFTKDNRMTNSPPRTVRAAIEKVVGQELRNRASELAACPDDELKLNEQGEIFWHQSCIAKLVAGRNLLSPEIKLLADESLVGTPRNQIEARLAAFVRRHLDTLLAPLITMKDDESLNGLARGLAFQIVEHGGHIPRANIAETLSETDQPARAGLRKLGLRFGTYDVFMPALLKPGPARGLAMLWSHFNNRNAVEDLALAPAPGLTSCVRQGELPDGFYRSLGFRIYGKRAIRLDMLERLADLIRKAIEANNENNEFEITADMVSLMGCSHDEMAEILKGLGYGSKPKPQKETKSVNEDADNQTPNGGLVENDAGEEKPKEDNEQKVTLLWFPKKRPTRKAKSKKKTTKNQNAVKKSGQTQDKRRNKSTSKQNYEKKMDPNSPFAVLQSLKDNNK
- a CDS encoding RNA-binding S4 domain-containing protein — its product is MTEQDSLRVDKYLWFARFFKTRSLATKRANGGRIRINGNKIKKSSDTVRIGDILTFAQGNEIRVIRVLNLGTRRGPAQEAQSLYEDITPNEDTDEATRDKLLAKM
- a CDS encoding TerB family tellurite resistance protein produces the protein MFNRLKSLFESPEASPETEDKLSIAAAALLTHAARLDGQADGIEINTLRHILQDGFSLSEDETQELMTLADTLESEANDLYRWTKVINAHYELPQKIVLVEKLWMVVLSDGRLDDYEANLLRRISGLIHVPDIETGAARQRAATNLGLN
- the fdxA gene encoding ferredoxin FdxA, whose protein sequence is MTYIVTDACIKCKYTDCVEVCPVDCFYEGENMLVISPDECIDCGVCEPECPAEAIKPDTEDGLEKWLEVNTKFADIWPNITLKKDAPADADDFLKQTDKFDKFFSEAPGEGD
- a CDS encoding CarD family transcriptional regulator — protein: MATTRKPTLKSTAKKPAAKTAAKKPAAKTTSKKPATKAPAKASAAKKPAAKTSAKKPAAKKPAATKAQAKKPAAKTATKKNATKAAVSKTTTKRAPSKTAPKPAAKARSKPKQVDRKAAKGFRVNEFIVYPSHGVGQISEISNQQFGDTELELFVINFDKEKMTLLLPLDKALENGMRKLADKTMMTGAMKTLRGRARIKRTMWSRRAQEYEAKINSGDLVATAEVVRDLYRNENQPEQSYSERQLYESALDRMAREVAAINKTELDVATANLEDVLSKATSKTSIVDEAPEEE